In Gambusia affinis linkage group LG06, SWU_Gaff_1.0, whole genome shotgun sequence, one DNA window encodes the following:
- the LOC122832245 gene encoding ubiquitin carboxyl-terminal hydrolase 37-like isoform X2 has protein sequence MFYHRNKKKHIICEKVEGDQGSRNNNNNNNNNWINYWLQRLYNVEKKQKKKTRKKKIFWGLFDCFMRIIQVYPDSDDDSQDQKRSPLHMKTQQYRSYKKDTSSKHNQNVPTKFTTIQVQSTCTEHQNAMLLGFPNINMICYMNASLQTLLTLKEFVEDIKSQEDVLALCPEAQLMRCFLDIVKCRCSPDSRLKLEVVIRFKKVLSFQAPEFGYEGMKDAHEFLTAVLDQMKNLQPPLTKTAATIGKRYRCPVQTHLQFKMRNTRMCKGCGFKSIREEDFIMLSLDLIAGGSVQNMLNMHEKERQLEFKCGCGGNTSVLQSRFLTLPKYLILQLKRFTFTENLVMVKLEDPIILCREMTVAGHQYSLVSVISHVGSSAKTGHYVSDGLHPDHSLKDGNDRWLHFNDIYVIETNGTVISEMCTEESYILVYQRRELSTLV, from the exons ATGTTTTATCATCGAAATAAG aaaaagcatatcatctgtgaaaaagttgaaggaGATCAGGGCTCAcgcaacaacaataacaacaacaacaacaactggatAAATTATTGGCTGCAGCGCTTGTACAATGTG gagaaaaaacaaaagaagaagacaagGAAGAAGAAGATTTTCTGGGGACTATTTGATTGCTTCATG AGAATAATACAAGTGTATCCTGATTCTGATGATGATTCTCAGGATCAAAAGAGAAG cCCACTTCACATGAAGACGCAGCAGTACAGGAGCTATAAAAAGGACACTTCCTCAAAGCACAACCAGAACGTTCCCACAAA attCACTACAATCCAGGTCCAGTCCACTTGTACGGAGCATCAGAATGCAATGTTACTTGG ATTCCCAAACATCAATATGATCTGCTACATGAACGCCAGCCTGCAGACTTTGCTTACGCTCAAGGAGTTCGTGGAGGACATCAAATCCCAGGAGGACGTGTTGGCACTGTGTCCCGAGGCTCAGCTCATGAG atgtttcctAGACATTGTGAAATGTCGCTGCTCACCTGATTCAAGGTTGAAACTGGAGGTGGTTATAAGGTTTAAGAAGGTCCTCTCTTTCCAGGCCCCGGAGTTTGGATATGAAGGCATGAAA GACGCCCATGAGTTCCTGACAGCTGTGTTGGATCAGATGAAGAACCTGCAGCCCCCTCTGACAAAGACTGCAGCCACTATAGGGAAAAGATACAGATGCCCAGTTCAGACACATCTACAGTTCAAAATGCGGAACACAAGGATGTGCAAAGG TTGTGGTTTTAAGTCCATAAGAGAGGAGGATTTCATCATGCTCTCTCTGGACCTGATTGCTGGAGGTTCAGTGCAGAACATGCTCAACATGCACGAGAAG GAAAGACAGCTAGAGTTTAAGTGTGGGTGTGGAGGAAACACATCAGTTCTCCAGTCTAGATTTCTGACCCTTCCCAA ATATTTGATTTTGCAACTAAAGAGGTTCACTTTCACAGAGAACCTGGTGATGGTCAAACTGGAGGACCCCATCATTTTGTGCAGGGAGATGACAGTAGCTGGCCACCAG TACAGCCTGGTCAGCGTTATCAGCCACGTAGGTTCATCGGCGAAGACAG gacACTACGTGAGCGATGGGCTTCATCCGGACCACTCCTTGAAGGACGGAAACGATCGATGGCTCCACTTTAATGACATTTATGTGATAGAGACAAATGGAACAGTCATTTCTGAGATGTGCACAGAGGAGTCTTATATTCTTGTCTATCAGAGGAGG gaGTTGTCCACTCTGGTATGA
- the LOC122832245 gene encoding ubiquitin carboxyl-terminal hydrolase 37-like isoform X1, which yields MFYHRNKKKHIICEKVEGDQGSRNNNNNNNNNWINYWLQRLYNVLKDIGFPTSGRTQTRFQPQEKKQKKKTRKKKIFWGLFDCFMRIIQVYPDSDDDSQDQKRSPLHMKTQQYRSYKKDTSSKHNQNVPTKFTTIQVQSTCTEHQNAMLLGFPNINMICYMNASLQTLLTLKEFVEDIKSQEDVLALCPEAQLMRCFLDIVKCRCSPDSRLKLEVVIRFKKVLSFQAPEFGYEGMKDAHEFLTAVLDQMKNLQPPLTKTAATIGKRYRCPVQTHLQFKMRNTRMCKGCGFKSIREEDFIMLSLDLIAGGSVQNMLNMHEKERQLEFKCGCGGNTSVLQSRFLTLPKYLILQLKRFTFTENLVMVKLEDPIILCREMTVAGHQYSLVSVISHVGSSAKTGHYVSDGLHPDHSLKDGNDRWLHFNDIYVIETNGTVISEMCTEESYILVYQRRELSTLV from the exons ATGTTTTATCATCGAAATAAG aaaaagcatatcatctgtgaaaaagttgaaggaGATCAGGGCTCAcgcaacaacaataacaacaacaacaacaactggatAAATTATTGGCTGCAGCGCTTGTACAATGTG cTTAAAGATATTGGATTTCCAACGAGTGGAAGAACTCAAACAAGATTTCAGCCtcaggagaaaaaacaaaagaagaagacaagGAAGAAGAAGATTTTCTGGGGACTATTTGATTGCTTCATG AGAATAATACAAGTGTATCCTGATTCTGATGATGATTCTCAGGATCAAAAGAGAAG cCCACTTCACATGAAGACGCAGCAGTACAGGAGCTATAAAAAGGACACTTCCTCAAAGCACAACCAGAACGTTCCCACAAA attCACTACAATCCAGGTCCAGTCCACTTGTACGGAGCATCAGAATGCAATGTTACTTGG ATTCCCAAACATCAATATGATCTGCTACATGAACGCCAGCCTGCAGACTTTGCTTACGCTCAAGGAGTTCGTGGAGGACATCAAATCCCAGGAGGACGTGTTGGCACTGTGTCCCGAGGCTCAGCTCATGAG atgtttcctAGACATTGTGAAATGTCGCTGCTCACCTGATTCAAGGTTGAAACTGGAGGTGGTTATAAGGTTTAAGAAGGTCCTCTCTTTCCAGGCCCCGGAGTTTGGATATGAAGGCATGAAA GACGCCCATGAGTTCCTGACAGCTGTGTTGGATCAGATGAAGAACCTGCAGCCCCCTCTGACAAAGACTGCAGCCACTATAGGGAAAAGATACAGATGCCCAGTTCAGACACATCTACAGTTCAAAATGCGGAACACAAGGATGTGCAAAGG TTGTGGTTTTAAGTCCATAAGAGAGGAGGATTTCATCATGCTCTCTCTGGACCTGATTGCTGGAGGTTCAGTGCAGAACATGCTCAACATGCACGAGAAG GAAAGACAGCTAGAGTTTAAGTGTGGGTGTGGAGGAAACACATCAGTTCTCCAGTCTAGATTTCTGACCCTTCCCAA ATATTTGATTTTGCAACTAAAGAGGTTCACTTTCACAGAGAACCTGGTGATGGTCAAACTGGAGGACCCCATCATTTTGTGCAGGGAGATGACAGTAGCTGGCCACCAG TACAGCCTGGTCAGCGTTATCAGCCACGTAGGTTCATCGGCGAAGACAG gacACTACGTGAGCGATGGGCTTCATCCGGACCACTCCTTGAAGGACGGAAACGATCGATGGCTCCACTTTAATGACATTTATGTGATAGAGACAAATGGAACAGTCATTTCTGAGATGTGCACAGAGGAGTCTTATATTCTTGTCTATCAGAGGAGG gaGTTGTCCACTCTGGTATGA
- the LOC122832245 gene encoding uncharacterized protein LOC122832245 isoform X3, translated as MFYHRNKKKHIICEKVEGDQGSRNNNNNNNNNWINYWLQRLYNVLKDIGFPTSGRTQTRFQPQEKKQKKKTRKKKIFWGLFDCFMRIIQVYPDSDDDSQDQKRSPLHMKTQQYRSYKKDTSSKHNQNVPTKFTTIQVQSTCTEHQNAMLLGFPNINMICYMNASLQTLLTLKEFVEDIKSQEDVLALCPEAQLMRCFLDIVKCRCSPDSRLKLEVVIRFKKVLSFQAPEFGYEGMKDAHEFLTAVLDQMKNLQPPLTKTAATIGKRYRCPVQTHLQFKMRNTRMCKGCGFKSIREEDFIMLSLDLIAGGSVQNMLNMHEKERQLEFKCGCGGNTSVLQSRFLTLPKEPGDGQTGGPHHFVQGDDSSWPPGTQICTTQNQTLKVQPGQRYQPRRFIGEDRTLRERWASSGPLLEGRKRSMAPL; from the exons ATGTTTTATCATCGAAATAAG aaaaagcatatcatctgtgaaaaagttgaaggaGATCAGGGCTCAcgcaacaacaataacaacaacaacaacaactggatAAATTATTGGCTGCAGCGCTTGTACAATGTG cTTAAAGATATTGGATTTCCAACGAGTGGAAGAACTCAAACAAGATTTCAGCCtcaggagaaaaaacaaaagaagaagacaagGAAGAAGAAGATTTTCTGGGGACTATTTGATTGCTTCATG AGAATAATACAAGTGTATCCTGATTCTGATGATGATTCTCAGGATCAAAAGAGAAG cCCACTTCACATGAAGACGCAGCAGTACAGGAGCTATAAAAAGGACACTTCCTCAAAGCACAACCAGAACGTTCCCACAAA attCACTACAATCCAGGTCCAGTCCACTTGTACGGAGCATCAGAATGCAATGTTACTTGG ATTCCCAAACATCAATATGATCTGCTACATGAACGCCAGCCTGCAGACTTTGCTTACGCTCAAGGAGTTCGTGGAGGACATCAAATCCCAGGAGGACGTGTTGGCACTGTGTCCCGAGGCTCAGCTCATGAG atgtttcctAGACATTGTGAAATGTCGCTGCTCACCTGATTCAAGGTTGAAACTGGAGGTGGTTATAAGGTTTAAGAAGGTCCTCTCTTTCCAGGCCCCGGAGTTTGGATATGAAGGCATGAAA GACGCCCATGAGTTCCTGACAGCTGTGTTGGATCAGATGAAGAACCTGCAGCCCCCTCTGACAAAGACTGCAGCCACTATAGGGAAAAGATACAGATGCCCAGTTCAGACACATCTACAGTTCAAAATGCGGAACACAAGGATGTGCAAAGG TTGTGGTTTTAAGTCCATAAGAGAGGAGGATTTCATCATGCTCTCTCTGGACCTGATTGCTGGAGGTTCAGTGCAGAACATGCTCAACATGCACGAGAAG GAAAGACAGCTAGAGTTTAAGTGTGGGTGTGGAGGAAACACATCAGTTCTCCAGTCTAGATTTCTGACCCTTCCCAA AGAACCTGGTGATGGTCAAACTGGAGGACCCCATCATTTTGTGCAGGGAGATGACAGTAGCTGGCCACCAGGTACACAGATttgtacaactcaaaaccaaaCATTGAAAG TACAGCCTGGTCAGCGTTATCAGCCACGTAGGTTCATCGGCGAAGACAG gacACTACGTGAGCGATGGGCTTCATCCGGACCACTCCTTGAAGGACGGAAACGATCGATGGCTCCACTTTAA
- the LOC122832245 gene encoding ubiquitin carboxyl-terminal hydrolase 37-like isoform X4, with the protein MFYHRNKKKHIICEKVEGDQGSRNNNNNNNNNWINYWLQRLYNVLKDIGFPTSGRTQTRFQPQEKKQKKKTRKKKIFWGLFDCFMRIIQVYPDSDDDSQDQKRSPLHMKTQQYRSYKKDTSSKHNQNVPTKFTTIQVQSTCTEHQNAMLLGFPNINMICYMNASLQTLLTLKEFVEDIKSQEDVLALCPEAQLMRCFLDIVKCRCSPDSRLKLEVVIRFKKVLSFQAPEFGYEGMKDAHEFLTAVLDQMKNLQPPLTKTAATIGKRYRCPVQTHLQFKMRNTRMCKGCGFKSIREEDFIMLSLDLIAGGSVQNMLNMHEKERQLEFKCGCGGNTSVLQSRFLTLPKEPGDGQTGGPHHFVQGDDSSWPPVQPGQRYQPRRFIGEDRTLRERWASSGPLLEGRKRSMAPL; encoded by the exons ATGTTTTATCATCGAAATAAG aaaaagcatatcatctgtgaaaaagttgaaggaGATCAGGGCTCAcgcaacaacaataacaacaacaacaacaactggatAAATTATTGGCTGCAGCGCTTGTACAATGTG cTTAAAGATATTGGATTTCCAACGAGTGGAAGAACTCAAACAAGATTTCAGCCtcaggagaaaaaacaaaagaagaagacaagGAAGAAGAAGATTTTCTGGGGACTATTTGATTGCTTCATG AGAATAATACAAGTGTATCCTGATTCTGATGATGATTCTCAGGATCAAAAGAGAAG cCCACTTCACATGAAGACGCAGCAGTACAGGAGCTATAAAAAGGACACTTCCTCAAAGCACAACCAGAACGTTCCCACAAA attCACTACAATCCAGGTCCAGTCCACTTGTACGGAGCATCAGAATGCAATGTTACTTGG ATTCCCAAACATCAATATGATCTGCTACATGAACGCCAGCCTGCAGACTTTGCTTACGCTCAAGGAGTTCGTGGAGGACATCAAATCCCAGGAGGACGTGTTGGCACTGTGTCCCGAGGCTCAGCTCATGAG atgtttcctAGACATTGTGAAATGTCGCTGCTCACCTGATTCAAGGTTGAAACTGGAGGTGGTTATAAGGTTTAAGAAGGTCCTCTCTTTCCAGGCCCCGGAGTTTGGATATGAAGGCATGAAA GACGCCCATGAGTTCCTGACAGCTGTGTTGGATCAGATGAAGAACCTGCAGCCCCCTCTGACAAAGACTGCAGCCACTATAGGGAAAAGATACAGATGCCCAGTTCAGACACATCTACAGTTCAAAATGCGGAACACAAGGATGTGCAAAGG TTGTGGTTTTAAGTCCATAAGAGAGGAGGATTTCATCATGCTCTCTCTGGACCTGATTGCTGGAGGTTCAGTGCAGAACATGCTCAACATGCACGAGAAG GAAAGACAGCTAGAGTTTAAGTGTGGGTGTGGAGGAAACACATCAGTTCTCCAGTCTAGATTTCTGACCCTTCCCAA AGAACCTGGTGATGGTCAAACTGGAGGACCCCATCATTTTGTGCAGGGAGATGACAGTAGCTGGCCACCAG TACAGCCTGGTCAGCGTTATCAGCCACGTAGGTTCATCGGCGAAGACAG gacACTACGTGAGCGATGGGCTTCATCCGGACCACTCCTTGAAGGACGGAAACGATCGATGGCTCCACTTTAA
- the LOC122832245 gene encoding ubiquitin carboxyl-terminal hydrolase 37-like isoform X5 gives MKTQQYRSYKKDTSSKHNQNVPTKFTTIQVQSTCTEHQNAMLLGFPNINMICYMNASLQTLLTLKEFVEDIKSQEDVLALCPEAQLMRCFLDIVKCRCSPDSRLKLEVVIRFKKVLSFQAPEFGYEGMKDAHEFLTAVLDQMKNLQPPLTKTAATIGKRYRCPVQTHLQFKMRNTRMCKGCGFKSIREEDFIMLSLDLIAGGSVQNMLNMHEKERQLEFKCGCGGNTSVLQSRFLTLPKYLILQLKRFTFTENLVMVKLEDPIILCREMTVAGHQYSLVSVISHVGSSAKTGHYVSDGLHPDHSLKDGNDRWLHFNDIYVIETNGTVISEMCTEESYILVYQRRELSTLV, from the exons ATGAAGACGCAGCAGTACAGGAGCTATAAAAAGGACACTTCCTCAAAGCACAACCAGAACGTTCCCACAAA attCACTACAATCCAGGTCCAGTCCACTTGTACGGAGCATCAGAATGCAATGTTACTTGG ATTCCCAAACATCAATATGATCTGCTACATGAACGCCAGCCTGCAGACTTTGCTTACGCTCAAGGAGTTCGTGGAGGACATCAAATCCCAGGAGGACGTGTTGGCACTGTGTCCCGAGGCTCAGCTCATGAG atgtttcctAGACATTGTGAAATGTCGCTGCTCACCTGATTCAAGGTTGAAACTGGAGGTGGTTATAAGGTTTAAGAAGGTCCTCTCTTTCCAGGCCCCGGAGTTTGGATATGAAGGCATGAAA GACGCCCATGAGTTCCTGACAGCTGTGTTGGATCAGATGAAGAACCTGCAGCCCCCTCTGACAAAGACTGCAGCCACTATAGGGAAAAGATACAGATGCCCAGTTCAGACACATCTACAGTTCAAAATGCGGAACACAAGGATGTGCAAAGG TTGTGGTTTTAAGTCCATAAGAGAGGAGGATTTCATCATGCTCTCTCTGGACCTGATTGCTGGAGGTTCAGTGCAGAACATGCTCAACATGCACGAGAAG GAAAGACAGCTAGAGTTTAAGTGTGGGTGTGGAGGAAACACATCAGTTCTCCAGTCTAGATTTCTGACCCTTCCCAA ATATTTGATTTTGCAACTAAAGAGGTTCACTTTCACAGAGAACCTGGTGATGGTCAAACTGGAGGACCCCATCATTTTGTGCAGGGAGATGACAGTAGCTGGCCACCAG TACAGCCTGGTCAGCGTTATCAGCCACGTAGGTTCATCGGCGAAGACAG gacACTACGTGAGCGATGGGCTTCATCCGGACCACTCCTTGAAGGACGGAAACGATCGATGGCTCCACTTTAATGACATTTATGTGATAGAGACAAATGGAACAGTCATTTCTGAGATGTGCACAGAGGAGTCTTATATTCTTGTCTATCAGAGGAGG gaGTTGTCCACTCTGGTATGA